A stretch of the Archangium violaceum genome encodes the following:
- a CDS encoding non-canonical purine NTP pyrophosphatase translates to MSEGTMVIYFSSSNPRKHEDVVHYFRDSKNPPRLLRQEVAEVLSSDLATIVREKALSAYKQALVPLFVEHGGLYIEHFAGLPGPLVKPFWETLEGRICELIPEGQSRRAHVVQMVCYCDGKTFQTYEGRVEGSIVPTQTVRGGIHWEPVFMPDGHSKVMGEMTRDEKLACSGSAKAYAQLRKLLGI, encoded by the coding sequence ATGTCTGAGGGGACGATGGTCATCTACTTCAGCTCGTCGAATCCGCGGAAGCACGAGGACGTGGTCCACTACTTCCGGGACAGCAAGAACCCGCCGCGCCTGCTCAGGCAGGAGGTGGCGGAGGTTCTTTCCTCGGACCTCGCCACCATCGTCCGCGAGAAGGCCCTCTCCGCGTACAAGCAGGCACTCGTGCCGCTCTTCGTGGAGCACGGGGGGCTCTACATCGAGCATTTCGCGGGCCTGCCGGGGCCGTTGGTGAAGCCGTTCTGGGAGACGCTCGAAGGCCGCATCTGCGAGTTGATTCCAGAAGGCCAGTCGCGACGGGCCCACGTGGTGCAGATGGTCTGCTACTGCGATGGCAAGACGTTCCAGACCTACGAGGGGCGCGTCGAGGGGAGCATCGTCCCCACCCAGACGGTCCGGGGTGGCATTCATTGGGAGCCGGTCTTCATGCCGGACGGCCACTCCAAGGTGATGGGCGAGATGACGCGCGATGAGAAGCTCGCCTGTAGCGGAAGCGCCAAGGCCTACGCCCAGCTCAGGAAGCTCCTCGGCATCTAA
- a CDS encoding SIR2 family NAD-dependent protein deacylase has protein sequence MSVLTIKEAIPRLRQAYQERRLIPFLGAGFSAPLQLPLWKELMGWMGQALGFEPALFEVHGLPPHLAGYFHLEYPGGLRAFVHEMEKKFHAPEVDARRKNSIQHQALSRCDFRTIYTTNFEHHIEEALRDAGKKAAVLTRLEDFMRPVEPDACQVIKFHGDLAHPDTVVLTESEFFNRLRLEAAPDQRLRSDLLGNIFLFLGYNFGDTNLRYIWYRMDQMRRENQAPGTPIAPDQRCYWATFGHGCVQPRLLEQWHIDVIALDPDNKSKSVVELLDALHV, from the coding sequence ATGTCGGTGCTGACGATCAAGGAAGCGATCCCCAGGTTGCGGCAGGCCTACCAGGAGCGGCGCCTGATCCCCTTCCTCGGGGCGGGGTTCTCCGCGCCGCTCCAACTCCCCCTGTGGAAGGAGCTCATGGGGTGGATGGGTCAGGCGCTGGGCTTCGAGCCCGCGCTCTTCGAGGTCCACGGCCTGCCCCCGCATCTGGCCGGCTATTTCCACCTCGAGTACCCCGGGGGGCTCCGGGCGTTCGTTCACGAAATGGAGAAGAAGTTCCACGCGCCCGAGGTGGATGCGCGCCGCAAGAATTCCATTCAGCACCAGGCGCTGTCGCGCTGCGACTTCCGGACGATCTACACGACGAACTTCGAGCATCACATCGAAGAGGCCCTGCGCGACGCTGGGAAGAAGGCCGCGGTCCTGACCCGGCTCGAGGATTTCATGCGTCCCGTGGAGCCCGATGCGTGTCAGGTCATCAAATTCCATGGAGACCTCGCCCACCCCGACACGGTCGTGCTGACCGAGAGTGAGTTCTTCAACCGTCTCCGGCTGGAGGCCGCTCCCGACCAGCGGCTTCGCTCCGATCTGCTCGGCAATATCTTCCTCTTCCTCGGCTACAACTTCGGTGACACCAACCTCCGCTACATCTGGTACCGGATGGATCAGATGCGCCGCGAGAATCAGGCGCCGGGGACGCCCATCGCGCCTGATCAACGTTGTTACTGGGCGACCTTCGGCCACGGTTGTGTGCAGCCCAGGCTCCTCGAGCAATGGCACATCGACGTGATCGCCCTGGATCCGGATAACAAATCGAAGAGCGTCGTCGAGTTGCTCGACGCCCTGCATGTCTGA
- a CDS encoding 5'-methylthioadenosine/S-adenosylhomocysteine nucleosidase, which yields MRAHLEQLSEVVHEQGSIYKRGLFAARDGCWEVFVVETGPTNMPAATQTERAIGRFKPQVALFVGVAAGLKDVVLGDVVAASAVYNYESGKEAGKLRSRPRGVTSSHLLSERAREESSSKDWLRRIKDRQTELHPRAWRGPIVSGEKLLSDVQGDHYQFIREHYDDALAAEMEGSGFMVAADANRSVHAIVIRGVSDLVEGKSGSDAAGWQYIASRHASAFAFEVLSKLSAAQFASPSTENEDREAPAKPTTNEASSSSQDHGAPGSRKTGSSRGNFFFTLLALGAGALAYKLLVPRQPDIRTQLPVQHVQVGVGTPSRQQPPPSGQNPRPTRPRPSLIGPVRTIAELRSLTTVLPSSRASETMALTELAPGHLAFIQPWNISPTAKATSLRTSQNTFEVHRLGSGQFVLVGRISRQDEAELETGTRLLALQPDTGTDGQSIIGIPFEMIRSTQVQSGARDLKNLRVELTAP from the coding sequence GTGCGTGCGCACCTGGAGCAGCTATCGGAGGTTGTGCACGAGCAGGGGAGCATCTACAAGCGCGGCCTGTTCGCCGCTCGAGATGGGTGTTGGGAGGTCTTCGTGGTCGAGACCGGGCCGACCAACATGCCCGCCGCGACCCAGACGGAACGCGCCATTGGCAGATTCAAACCCCAGGTCGCGCTCTTCGTCGGGGTCGCCGCTGGACTGAAGGACGTCGTGTTGGGAGATGTCGTCGCGGCATCCGCGGTCTACAACTATGAATCGGGGAAGGAGGCCGGAAAACTCCGCTCGAGGCCCAGAGGAGTCACCAGCAGTCATCTTCTCTCCGAGCGAGCGCGCGAAGAATCAAGCTCCAAGGACTGGCTGCGCCGAATCAAGGACAGGCAAACGGAGCTCCATCCCAGGGCATGGAGAGGTCCCATTGTCTCGGGCGAAAAACTCCTCTCCGACGTGCAAGGAGATCATTACCAATTCATCCGCGAGCACTACGATGATGCCCTGGCGGCGGAAATGGAGGGGAGTGGCTTCATGGTCGCCGCAGATGCCAACAGGAGTGTACACGCGATCGTGATTCGCGGCGTTTCCGATCTGGTGGAGGGGAAATCCGGGTCCGACGCAGCTGGATGGCAATATATCGCATCCAGACATGCCAGCGCATTCGCCTTCGAAGTCCTATCCAAACTCAGCGCAGCCCAATTCGCGTCGCCCTCGACTGAGAACGAAGACCGTGAGGCCCCCGCGAAGCCCACCACGAACGAGGCTTCTTCCTCCAGCCAGGACCACGGCGCTCCCGGGAGCAGGAAGACGGGTTCTTCTCGAGGGAATTTCTTCTTCACCCTTCTGGCTTTGGGCGCGGGCGCTCTGGCGTACAAACTGCTCGTCCCGAGGCAGCCCGATATCAGGACTCAGCTCCCCGTCCAGCACGTGCAGGTAGGAGTGGGAACCCCTTCGCGGCAACAACCCCCACCCTCCGGGCAGAACCCCCGCCCCACCCGTCCCCGGCCTTCCTTGATAGGGCCCGTGCGAACTATCGCTGAATTGCGTTCCCTCACAACTGTCTTGCCATCCTCGAGGGCGTCCGAAACCATGGCGCTCACGGAACTGGCTCCGGGCCATCTCGCGTTCATCCAACCCTGGAATATATCCCCGACCGCCAAGGCAACCTCCCTGCGGACTTCCCAGAATACCTTCGAGGTACACCGCTTGGGCTCGGGACAATTCGTTCTGGTTGGCCGCATTTCCCGGCAGGATGAAGCCGAGCTCGAGACAGGTACTCGACTTCTCGCTCTACAGCCGGACACCGGGACCGATGGCCAGAGCATCATCGGCATTCCTTTTGAGATGATTCGCTCCACCCAAGTGCAAAGCGGTGCTCGCGATCTCAAGAATCTCCGAGTCGAACTCACGGCGCCTTGA
- a CDS encoding TAXI family TRAP transporter solute-binding subunit — protein MSPRSLMSRVEMMRAAAVVAVVLAAVVAVAWQFVEPAPPHTVVIATGSASGAYHAVAQQYAEHFEEAGLELVVRETAGSLENYRLLGTADSGVDVAIVQGGTAPAEKEKRRELVALASLYLEPVWVFYRGEPGLERPGQLAGKRIAVGAEGSGVRALALELLAAGGATGEKSGTTLVNIGGDKAVEALREGSVDAAVFVMGPTAPFLAELLATPGVQLMNFEQAHSYARRFRYLSPVTLHRGALDLARDLPEREVQLVAPAAVLVARKDVHPAVVALLTEAADQTHRGGDLLSDPGTFPNATLTELPVNEQARYYLTHGPDFLRRVLPFWLAALIHRFVVLLIPLFVVLVPLLRLTPPVYRWSIRSRIYRWYARLRVIDERLRSMTDVEQVRKDLLLLEQLEHEIGGVKVPLSYMDEFYDLRMHVGYIRNRLEERLTTLPGAPRVEEGALKVS, from the coding sequence GTGAGTCCTCGGTCATTGATGTCGCGTGTGGAGATGATGCGCGCGGCCGCGGTGGTGGCCGTGGTGCTCGCGGCGGTGGTGGCGGTGGCGTGGCAGTTCGTCGAGCCGGCCCCTCCGCATACGGTCGTCATTGCCACCGGCTCCGCGAGCGGCGCGTACCACGCGGTGGCCCAGCAATACGCGGAACACTTCGAGGAAGCGGGGCTGGAGCTCGTCGTCCGGGAGACGGCGGGCTCGCTGGAGAACTACAGGTTGCTGGGCACTGCGGACTCCGGCGTCGATGTCGCCATCGTTCAGGGAGGCACGGCCCCCGCCGAGAAGGAGAAGCGGCGGGAGTTGGTCGCGCTGGCGAGCCTGTACCTGGAGCCGGTGTGGGTGTTCTACCGGGGAGAGCCCGGGCTCGAGCGGCCCGGTCAGCTGGCGGGCAAGCGCATCGCGGTCGGGGCGGAGGGCAGCGGCGTGCGGGCATTGGCCCTGGAACTGCTGGCCGCGGGCGGGGCGACGGGTGAGAAGTCCGGCACCACGCTCGTCAACATTGGCGGGGACAAGGCGGTGGAGGCGCTGCGAGAGGGCTCGGTCGACGCGGCCGTCTTCGTCATGGGGCCCACGGCGCCCTTCCTCGCCGAACTGCTGGCCACGCCCGGTGTGCAGCTGATGAATTTCGAGCAGGCCCACTCCTACGCGCGGCGGTTCCGGTACCTGTCACCCGTCACGCTGCACCGTGGAGCGCTGGACCTGGCGCGCGATCTGCCGGAGCGGGAGGTGCAACTGGTGGCGCCCGCGGCGGTGCTGGTGGCGCGCAAGGACGTGCATCCCGCCGTGGTCGCGTTGCTGACGGAGGCGGCGGACCAGACGCACCGGGGAGGCGATCTGCTCAGCGATCCCGGGACGTTCCCCAACGCCACGCTGACCGAGCTGCCCGTGAACGAGCAGGCGCGGTACTACCTGACGCACGGCCCGGACTTCCTGCGGCGCGTGTTGCCCTTCTGGCTCGCGGCGCTGATCCACCGGTTCGTCGTCCTGCTCATTCCGCTCTTCGTGGTGCTGGTGCCGCTGCTGAGGCTCACTCCGCCGGTCTACCGCTGGAGCATCCGCTCGCGCATCTACCGCTGGTATGCGCGGCTGCGAGTCATTGACGAGCGTCTACGGAGCATGACGGATGTCGAGCAGGTCCGGAAGGATCTGCTGCTTCTCGAGCAGCTGGAGCATGAGATTGGCGGCGTGAAGGTGCCGCTGAGCTACATGGACGAGTTCTACGATTTACGCATGCACGTGGGCTACATCCGCAACCGTCTGGAGGAGCGACTCACGACGTTGCCGGGAGCGCCTCGTGTCGAGGAGGGCGCATTGAAGGTGTCGTGA
- a CDS encoding metallophosphoesterase: protein MPSRFPTFSILIMTAAVLGHVYLYRRLVRDTVRSRALRVLAVVMLLLLTLGLLLRRTLQDALPEAFSTVFLVASYSWMGLGLFLVLALLVLDLGLGLAALGRRFRSPAIRESPRASPVDVPPSPLVDEERRRFLSRVVAGSAFVSGGGFAAYGNWRAFAPPRVTEVAVKIPKLPKSLDGFSIVQLTDIHVGPFIRREFMDELVRQTNALRPDLVAITGDLVDGDVPTLGGSVAALGNLKSHFGSFFVTGNHDYYSGDEAWTAFLETLDVRVLRNRHVSIGDAGGSFDLVGVDDWSGGRRRGRKGYDLDLALAGRDPDRASVLLAHQPANFVVAAQRGVDLQISGHTHGGQLVPMTFFIGLVWDHSAGLYHHGDSHIFVSRGCGFWGPPMRVGSPPEIVKLVLTA, encoded by the coding sequence ATGCCGTCCCGGTTCCCCACCTTCTCGATCCTCATCATGACCGCTGCCGTGCTGGGGCACGTCTACCTGTACAGGCGCCTGGTACGGGACACGGTGCGCAGCCGTGCGCTCCGGGTGCTGGCGGTGGTGATGCTCCTCCTGTTGACGCTCGGGCTGCTGCTCCGGCGCACGCTGCAGGACGCGCTCCCCGAGGCGTTCTCGACCGTGTTCCTGGTGGCGTCCTATTCCTGGATGGGGCTGGGGCTCTTCCTGGTGCTCGCGCTCCTCGTGTTGGATCTCGGCCTGGGGCTCGCGGCGCTGGGACGACGGTTTCGCTCGCCCGCCATCCGTGAGTCCCCGAGAGCGTCTCCCGTGGACGTGCCTCCCTCTCCGCTGGTGGATGAGGAGCGGCGGCGCTTCCTCTCGCGAGTGGTGGCCGGGAGCGCCTTCGTCTCGGGTGGCGGGTTCGCCGCGTATGGGAACTGGAGGGCCTTCGCCCCACCGCGCGTGACCGAGGTGGCGGTGAAGATTCCGAAGCTGCCCAAATCCCTGGACGGCTTCAGCATCGTGCAGCTCACGGACATCCACGTGGGACCCTTCATCCGGCGCGAGTTCATGGACGAGCTGGTCCGCCAGACCAACGCGCTCCGGCCGGACCTCGTGGCCATCACGGGCGATCTCGTGGACGGGGACGTGCCCACGCTCGGGGGCTCGGTGGCGGCGCTCGGGAACCTGAAGTCGCACTTCGGCTCCTTCTTCGTCACCGGCAACCATGATTACTACTCCGGTGACGAGGCGTGGACGGCGTTCCTCGAGACACTCGACGTCCGGGTGCTGCGCAACCGTCATGTGAGCATCGGCGATGCGGGCGGCTCGTTCGACCTGGTGGGCGTGGATGACTGGAGCGGGGGGCGGCGGCGCGGCAGGAAGGGGTACGATCTCGACCTGGCGCTCGCGGGACGTGACCCGGACCGCGCCTCGGTGCTGCTCGCGCATCAGCCCGCCAACTTCGTGGTCGCGGCACAGCGGGGCGTGGACCTCCAGATCTCCGGCCACACCCACGGTGGGCAGCTCGTTCCCATGACCTTCTTCATCGGCCTGGTCTGGGATCACTCCGCGGGGCTCTACCATCACGGTGACTCCCACATCTTCGTGAGCCGCGGTTGTGGCTTCTGGGGCCCGCCCATGCGCGTGGGCAGCCCCCCGGAGATCGTCAAGCTCGTGCTGACGGCGTAG